The Apium graveolens cultivar Ventura chromosome 6, ASM990537v1, whole genome shotgun sequence genome contains a region encoding:
- the LOC141668406 gene encoding GDSL esterase/lipase At1g29670-like, with translation MNYASAAAGIRDETGQQLGARISFNNQLRNHQDIISRIINILGSNESTITRLNKCFYYVGLGNNDYINNYLLPLFYPSSHVYTPEQFAEVLIQQYSEQIKALYNYGAKKVALYSLLPIGCAPNEIARFGTNGALCVEDINAQVVLFNSRLRSLVDELNNDFNDAKFIYVNLYDLALAAILNPASFGFTVTNKACCGVGPNNGIACIPGEIPCHNRADYLFWDAFHPSDASNMIMAQRTYHDQSSNITYPMDISTLAQLQLAS, from the exons ATGAATTATGCATCTGCGGCAGCTGGAATACGAGATGAAACTGGACAGCAGCTG GGTGCACGGATTAGTTTTAACAATCAGTTGAGAAATCATCAAGATATCATCTCAAGAATCATTAACATACTTGGAAGTAATGAATCTACGATAACTCGCCTCAACAAGTGTTTCTATTATGTTGGATTGGGCAATAATGATTACATCAACAACTACTTATTACCACTATTTTACCCCTCAAGTCACGTGTACACCCCGGAGCAATTTGCAGAGGTTCTAATTCAACAATATTCTGAGCAAATTAAG GCATTGTACAACTATGGAGCAAAAAAGGTGGCACTGTACTCTCTATTACCTATAGGATGCGCTCCAAATGAGATTGCAAGATTTGGAACCAATGGCGCTCTCTGTGTGGAAGATATTAATGCACAAGTCGTGCTCTTCAATAGCAGACTCAGATCACTTGTTGATGAACTGAACAATGATTTCAACGATGCAAAATTCATATATGTCAATCTGTATGATCTTGCGCTTGCAGCAATTCTGAATCCTGCATCGTTTG GTTTCACGGTAACAAACAAGGCATGCTGTGGAGTAGGGCCGAATAATGGAATTGCATGTATTCCCGGAGAAATCCCATGTCATAACAGAGCAGACTATTTATTCTGGGATGCATTTCATCCTAGTGATGCTTCAAACATGATTATGGCTCAAAGAACTTACCATGATCAGAGTTCAAACATCACTTATCCCATGGATATATCTACCCTAGCTCAGCTTCAATTAGCTAGCTAG
- the LOC141664294 gene encoding GDSL esterase/lipase At1g29670-like: MGVELSKWMVVCVMLLLTLYRNGANAQQVPCYFIFGDSLVDNGNNNRITSLAKANYRPYGIDYPQGPTGRFSNGKTVVDVVAELLGFNRPIPPYTQARGRSILRGVNYASAAAGIRDETGQQLGQRISMSGQVRNYKNTISQVVNILGDENTAANYLSKCIYSIGLGSNDYLNNYFMPNIYSTSRRYTPDQYADVLIQQYREQLVDLYNYGARKFVLNGVGQIGCSPNALSQSPDGRTCVQRINNANQLFNNRLRSLVDDLNRNQRDSKFIYINAYGIFQDLVTRPANFGFTVTNAGCCGVGRNNGQITCLPFQNPCRNRDEHVFWDAFHPTEAANIVIGRRSYAAESRSDAYPYDIRRLAQL, translated from the exons ATGGGTGTTGAACTTAGCAAATGGATGGTGGTGTGTGTGATGTTGCTGTTAACTTTGTACAGGAATGGGGCTAATGCTCAGCAAGTTCCTTGTTACTTTATTTTTGGTGACTCCTTGGTAGACAACGGCAACAATAATCGGATTACCTCTTTGGCTAAAGCTAACTACAGGCCTTATGGGATTGATTATCCTCAAGGACCAACCGGAAGGTTTTCCAACGGTAAAACAGTCGTCGATGTTGTTG CTGAGCTACTGGGATTTAATCGACCGATTCCTCCTTACACACAAGCTAGGGGTCGATCCATACTCAGAGGGGTTAATTATGCCTCTGCAGCTGCTGGAATTCGAGATGAAACTGGCCAGCAATTG GGCCAAAGGATTAGTATGAGTGGGCAGGTTAGGAATTACAAGAACACGATCTCGCAAGTGGTAAATATACTTGGTGATGAAAATACTGCAGCAAATTATCTCAGCAAGTGCATATACTCCATTGGACTTGGCAGCAATGACTACCTTAACAACTATTTCATGCCCAATATTTATTCTACTAGCCGGAGATATACACCTGATCAGTATGCTGATGTCCTCATACAGCAGTACAGAGAACAACTAGTG GATTTATACAACTATGGAGCAAGAAAATTTGTGCTGAATGGAGTGGGCCAGATTGGGTGCAGCCCAAATGCTTTGTCTCAAAGCCCAGATGGTAGAACATGTGTACAAAGAATCAATAATGCAAATCAACTTTTCAACAACAGGCTGAGGTCACTTGTTGATGATCTCAACAGGAATCAACGAGATTCAAAATTTATATACATCAATGCGTATGGGATCTTCCAGGACTTGGTCACCCGTCCTGCAAACTTTG GATTTACAGTTACCAATGCAGGATGCTGCGGCGTAGGAAGAAACAATGGCCAAATTACCTGTCTTCCATTTCAAAATCCTTGCAGGAATAGGGATGAGCATGTTTTCTGGGATGCATTTCATCCGACTGAAGCTGCCAATATAGTCATAGGGAGGAGATCTTATGCAGCAGAGTCTAGGTCTGATGCATACCCCTACGATATCCGTCGTCTTGCTCAGCTCTAG
- the LOC141666762 gene encoding MACPF domain-containing protein CAD1-like, which yields MKDPIFIEKKKIMSSPDALITTISNCVQALGRGFDVTSDIRLLYCKGSPGGRLVKVDDQVTKDLVVSHGIVVPNVPFDVDCSPGERVLEITPVYSFNEMSLHFNQKSNLLGNVPLGSFNAMFNLSGSWQLDEASTKSLAMIGSVIPLYTVELTNLDLVLHESIKRAVPYSWDPASLASFIENYGTHIVTSATVGGRDIVYIKQHQSSPLSVSDIENYVKDIEDQRYSTSNHPSTAPLKYKDKDVTVIFRRRGGDDLEQNHIKWAETVESAPDVINMSFTPIISLLEGVPGIKHLARAIELYLEYKPPIEDLQYFLEYQISRVWAPEQNNLQGKDPVCRSLHFSLMGPKLYISPNQVTVGRRPVTGLRLTLEGSKQNRLAIHLQHLVSLPKILQPHWDSHMAIGAPKWKGPEEQDSRWFEPIKWKNFSHVSTAPIEHTETYIGDLSGVYIVTGAQFGVWDFGASKSVLHLKLLFSRVPGCTIRRSVWDHSPSNLSNVQRSNGASSSSLISERITEDKKADGSSQVGKLAKIVDTTEMSKGPQDIPGHWLVTGAKLGVDKGKIVLRIKYSLLNY from the exons ATGAAAGATCCAATTTTTATTGAAAAGAAGAAGATTATGAGTAGCCCAGATGCTTTAATTACAACAATTAGTAATTGTGTACAAGCTTTAGGTAGAGGTTTTGATGTAACTTCTGATATTAGGCTTCTTTATTGCAAAGGCTCCCCTGGGGGTCGTTTGGTTAAAGTTGATGATCAAGTGACTAAAGATCTTGTTGTTTCTCATGGGATTGTTGTTCCCAATGTTCCTTTTGATGTTGATTGTTCTCCTGGAGAAAGGGTTCTTGAAATTACTCCTGTTTATAGCTTCAATGAG ATGTCCCTACATTTCAATCAAAAGTCCAATCTATTGGGAAATGTTCCACTGGGAAGCTTTAATGCCATGTTCAATTTGAGTGGTTCTTGGCAACTTGACGAAGCATCGACAAAATCTCTTGCAATGATTGGCTCTGTCATTCCACTATATACAGTTGAATTGAcaaatttggatttggttttgcACGAGAGCATCAAGCGTGCGGTTCCATACTCTTGGGATCCTGCATCTCTGGCTAG CTTTATTGAAAATTACGGCACACATATCGTTACCTCAGCAACAGTTGGTGGGAGAGATATAGTCTACATCAAGCAGCACCAATCATCACCTTTATCAGTATCAGACATTGAGAATTATGTAAAAGACATTGAAGATCAGAGGTATTCAACATCAAATCATCCAAGTACGGCCCCCTTAAAATATAAGGATAAG GATGTCACAGTTATATTCAGAAGGCGAGGTGGGGATGATCTTGAGCAAAATCACATTAAATGGGCGGAGACTGTAGAATCTGCCCCTGATGTCATCAACATGTCGTTTACCCCAATTATCTCTTTGCTTGAGGGGGTGCCTGGCATAAAGCACTTGGCACGGGCAATTGAATTATACTTAGAGT ACAAGCCTCCAATTGAGGATTTACAATATTTTTTGGAATATCAAATCTCTCGAGTCTGGGCCCCTGAACAAAATAACCTTCAAGGAAAAGATCCTGTGTGTCGATCCCTGCATTTCAGTTTGATGGGACCCAAGCTTTATATAAGCCCAAATCAG GTCACAGTTGGACGAAGGCCTGTGACAGGACTTAGACTTACCCTAGAAGGCAGCAAGCAAAACCGTCTGGCTATCCATTTGCAGCATTTGGTCTCTCTCCCTAAAATTCTACAACCCCATTGGGATTCACACATGGCCATAGGTGCACCAAAGTGGAAAGGTCCTGAAGAGCAAGACAGTCGTTGGTTTGAACCAATAAAGTGGAAAAACTTTTCCCATGTAAGTACTGCACCTATAGAACATACCGAGACATACATAGGAGATCTCTCGGGCGTGTACATTGTCACGGGGGCCCAATTTGGTGTATGGGATTTTGGTGCCTCAAAAAGTGTGTTGCACCTCAAACTTCTCTTCTCCAGAGTACCTGGATGTACAATCCGTCGATCTGTATGGGATCATAGCCCTAGCAACCTGTCTAATGTACAGAGGTCTAATGGTGCTTCATCATCGTCACTCATAAGTGAACGAATTACGGAGGATAAAAAGGCAGATGGTTCAAGCCAAGTTGGAAAACTTGCCAAGATAGTGGACACAACAGAAATGTCGAAGGGCCCTCAAGATATTCCAGGTCATTGGTTAGTTACAGGGGCAAAGCTTGGGGTAGATAAGGGAAAAATAGTTTTGCGGATAAAATACTCCTTATTGAATTACTAA
- the LOC141664997 gene encoding protein NRT1/ PTR FAMILY 4.5-like, with amino-acid sequence MCAYWSSRIKRIWTLLICLYSITVTVVSRYTIHSFTELKAIVVDIATKELAHMDKDEQFVEGKVDWKGRPAKRGKHGGVKSVFPVLVAFAFENMATFCLTVNFVTYFSGVMHYDISDSANHVTNYMGTSYILAIIVAYLTDGHLGRYKAVILSLSIEFLGLGLLTIQAHYPKLKPPPCNIFDPTTKCEQVDGRNSVMLFAGMYALALGASGVKASLPTHGADQFDEKDPKEAKQMSSYFNWLLLALCTGAAVSLTLIVWIEVYKGWDKGFGLSAVAIFVGIVVFSGGFPRYRIHVTKGSSALTELVQVYVAAIRNRKLKHPDNDGLLYEINKDKEDALDQEFLPHTKVFRWLDKAAIQTSTEIEHAEKLKNPWKLCRVTQVENAKIILGMVPVFLCTIIMTLCLAQLQTFSIQQGTTMDTQITKSFNIPPASLPIIPVFSLLVLIPAYDVFFVPFARKFTGLPTGITHLQRVGVGLVLSCISMAAAAIFEVKRKGVARDNNMLDAIPGLQPLPINVFWLAIHFFIFGIADMFTYVGLLEFFYSQAPKGLKSISTCFLWSSMALGYFLSTILVQITNAVTKNITASGGWLAGNNINRNHLNLFYWLLSLMSLINFVVYLFVAKNYKYRSHVPGDEVEVDSKLHELTDIESVSR; translated from the exons ATGTGTGCTTATTGGTCATCGAGGATAAAGAGAATTTGGACGTTGCTTATATGTTTGTATTCCATTACTGTTACTGTTGTGTCTAG ATACACCATTCATAGTTTCACAGAACTAAAAGCCATTGTAGTTGACATAGCAACGAAGGAATTGGCACATATG GATAAGGATGAGCAGTTTGTCGAGGGAAAGGTGGACTGGAAAGGAAGGCCAGCAAAGAGGGGCAAGCATGGAGGAGTCAAATCTGTATTTCCTGTGCTAG TTGCATTTGCTTTTGAAAACATGGCAACCTTTTGCTTGACTGTCAACTTTGTGACATACTTCAGCGGAGTAATGCATTATGACATATCGGATTCAGCTAACCATGTCACCAATTACATGGGCACTAGTTACATCCTTGCTATCATTGTGGCTTATCTAACAGATGGTCACTTGGGCAGATACAAAGCTGTTATTCTTTCCTTGTCTATAGAGTTCTTG GGGCTCGGATTACTGACCATACAAGCTCACTACCCTAAACTCAAGCCACCTCCATGTAACATCTTTGATCCGACTACAAAGTGTGAGCAAGTTGATGGAAGGAACTCTGTAATGTTATTTGCGGGAATGTATGCCTTAGCACTTGGTGCTTCTGGAGTAAAGGCATCATTACCAACACATGGTGCTGATCAGTTTGATGAAAAAGATCCAAAAGAGGCCAAACAGATGTCAAGTTACTTTAACTGGCTATTACTAGCATTGTGCACTGGGGCTGCTGTTAGTTTAACCTTGATTGTGTGGATTGAGGTTTATAAAGGATGGGATAAGGGATTTGGTCTTTCCGCTGTTGCCATCTTTGTGGGAATTGTGGTTTTTTCTGGTGGATTTCCTCGATACAGAATCCATGTTACTAAAGGAAGTAGTGCACTGACTGAACTCGTCCAG GTGTATGTAGCAGCTATCCGGAACAGGAAGCTTAAACATCCTGATAATGATGGTTTGCTATACGAGATAAACAAGGACAAGGAGGACGCGTTAGATCAAGAATTTCTTCCTCACACAAAAGTTTTCAG GTGGTTAGATAAAGCAGCAATCCAAACATCAACCGAAATTGAGCATGCAGAGAAGCTAAAAAATCCATGGAAACTTTGCAGAGTAACCCAAGTAGAGAACGCAAAAATCATACTAGGCATGGTCCCAGTTTTCCTGTGTACCATCATTATGACCCTCTGCTTGGCTCAGTTACAGACTTTTTCCATTCAACAAGGTACAACAATGGACACACAAATCACCAAATCTTTCAACATTCCACCTGCATCTCTCCCCATCATTCCTGTTTTTTCCCTCCTCGTCCTAATCCCGGCTTACGATGTATTTTTCGTGCCATTTGCCCGTAAGTTCACCGGGCTTCCAACTGGAATAACTCACCTCCAACGAGTAGGGGTCGGTTTAGTCCTCTCCTGCATATCCATGGCAGCAGCAGCAATATTCGAAGTAAAAAGAAAAGGGGTAGCCCGAGACAACAACATGCTTGATGCAATCCCGGGACTACAGCCATTGCCAATCAATGTGTTTTGGTTAGCAATTCATTTCTTCATATTTGGCATTGCTGACATGTTTACATACGTTGGACTTCTTGAATTCTTCTACTCGCAGGCTCCCAAGGGGCTTAAATCTATCTCTACTTGTTTTCTATGGAGTTCCATGGCACTTGGGTATTTCCTGAGCACAATTCTTGTACAAATTACGAATGCTGTGACGAAGAACATTACAGCAAGTGGAGGATGGTTGGCTGGGAACAACATTAACAGGAACCATTTAAATCTCTTCTACTGGTTACTTTCTTTGATGAGTCTTATAAATTTCGTCGTATATTTGTTTGTGGCTAAGAATTACAAGTATAGGTCACATGTCCCTGGCGACGAGGTTGAGGTTGATAGTAAGCTACATGAATTAACTGACATTGAAAGCGTAAGTCGGTAA
- the LOC141664295 gene encoding uncharacterized protein LOC141664295, with protein MAFLKPSLLLTFTLVLITTPQPSNSFLFTSPYQSLSSLLFSSLPFSSYTTLFSLAHSLTTRVANLRASRGDLAGAARARSLAHKIRPGIGLGFWRFMLSLGWDYVRNYSWRDVGSVSDALGIVSDLNEVMRVVNELTRFESNADRTVWVQRNYKNVLKVTKSMFRRLTKIFYQQGPLREVVQMLQKEVVEGELLKDCLELGSDDLKGLIQIIKDLALQYSSTPRNNEL; from the exons ATGGCGTTTCTTAAACCCTCCCTCCTCTTAACCTTCACTCTCGTCCTCATCACCACTCCACAACCCTCCAACTCATTCCTCTTCACATCTCCCTACCAATCTCTCTCCTCTCTCTTATTCTCCTCTCTCCCCTTCTCTTCCTACACCACTCTCTTCTCTCTCGCCCACTCTCTCACCACCCGCGTCGCCAATCTCCGCGCCTCCCGCGGCGACCTCGCCGGAGCCGCCCGTGCACGCTCCCTCGCCCACAAGATCCGACCCGGTATTGGTCTCGGGTTCTGGCGGTTCATGTTGTCTCTTGGGTGGGATTATGTGAGGAACTACTCGTGGAGAGATGTGGGGTCGGTGTCTGATGCCTTGGGAATCGTGTCGGATTTGAATGAGGTGATGAGAGTTGTTAATGAGTTGACGAGGTTTGAGTCCAATGCTGATAGAACTGTGTGGGTCCAGCGAAATTACAAGAATGTCCTTAAGGTCACTAAGTCGATGTTTCGGAGGcttactaaaatcttttatcAACAG GGTCCATTGAGGGAAGTGGTGCAGATGCTACAAAAAGAAGTTGTGGAGGGTGAACTGCTGAAAGACTGTCTTGAATTGGGGAGTGATGACTTGAAGGGTTTGATTCAAATCATTAAAGACCTTGCTTTACAGTATTCTTCTACGCCCAGAAATAATGAGTTATGA